AAATCGAACAAGACGgccttcctctccttcttcgttACCATCTTGCCAGCCTTTTCCAGTGCCTCCATCTTAGCATCGTCTTCTCGGATGAGCTGGGCAGCCATATCAGACATCTCCCGCAGAACGGCAACAATAGTTTCCCTGTCCCTATCCATAAGACGGGCTTCCCGCAAGAAATCTTCTGTCCGCTCATTGATGTCTCCATAACGTACGAGAGCCCGATAGAGATGGCGGATCTCTTTATGATTAAGGGGACGTTTGGGGTCCAGGTGGGGACGACTTCCGTCAGAGCTGTCCCCCTCGTCGACGGTAACCTGAGCTCTGGCTCGTCGCTTAgcctttctttcttcacgAGTGTCCTGCTCATCAGCGGGAGCGTTGCGTTTCCGAGGTCGACTCATCTCGATCTGTTCGGCGAGAAACCGTTCGTCCGCCTTGCGTTTTTCCTCGGCTTTAATTTCATCCAATTGGTCTTTGGGGATAATGTCGTCCCAAGTAAGATCGTCGACTTTGATGTCAACGAAGTCAAATGCTTTTAGAAACTCCTCGCCACCATCCGCTTGAATACTTTCGGCCTGTTCTGTCTGGTGTAATTCTGCGTTTGCCAGCACCGAATCGATGTCGAGCTGTTCCAATTTCTGCTGATTTCCAGTCTGCTCGAACATCTTCTGACCGCGGCGTTTGAGAATACGGGAAATGTCCTCGGTGGAATTCGGTTCGCTAACAGAAATGCCACTCCGGGCCATCTTGTTCTGGATCTCCGAGGCTTCCTTATCAGTGACGCCCCTTTGGATGGTGATGAACTCGAGCAGCAACTTGTTGCGAGCTCGCTCGATaacttcttcttcaacggTATCTTTCGAAACAAGGCGATATACGCTGACTGGTCTGGTTTGACCAATTCGATGTGCTCGAGCCATTGCCTGAAGATCAGCCTGCGGATTCCAGTCTGAGTCGAACAGAATGACAGTATCAGCAGTCATCAGGTTGATACCCAATCCACCTGCGCGAGTAGACAGAAGGAAGCAAAAGTCGCTACTGCCGGGCGCATTGAAATGCTCAATAGCCAGGCGGCGCGAAGCAGCAGGAATAGTTCCGTCTAAGCGTTGATACGAGTAGCCACGAGACTCCATATAATCGCCGAGAAGGTCAAGCATTTTTACCATCTGGCTGAAAATCAAAACGCGGTGTCCATCTCGTTTCAGCTTGGCCAACAGCTGGTCGAgaagcatcatcttcccACTACTTGTGATGAGTGCCCTCAATACGTCCTCACGACGCGTGCTTCCTTCCAGTATCTTCGCTTCAGCATTGGGGAACATGAATGGGTGATTGCTAGCTTTCTTCAATTCCATCATGATGTTCAGAAGTGACTGCTTTTGGCCCTGTGCACCATCATTCAAAGCGGCATAGTTCTTCGTGAGAATGTTCTTGTAATACTCCAGCTGCACGTCTGAAAGCTCAACGCGAATGATCTTCTCCGTTTTAGGAGGAAGGTCAGACTCGACCTTGGACTTTGTGCGGCGAAGCATGTAAGGTTGGATGGCGTTCGTCAATGCAGCTAATTTCTGAGAAGCCGCTTCAGCATTGAGGTCCATATCCACGTCCACATCTATCACGCCAGGATTTAAGAAGTCCATGAGTGCGGACAGCTCAGCGAGATTATTCTGAATAGGAGTACCAGTAATGAGAAGACGAGCGGGGGATTTGAATTCCAGCAGCTTCTGATACAACTGCGAATCACGATTCTTCAAGCGATGAGCTTCGTCGACGGCCATGAACTGCCACTTGAACTGGCTCAGGAAAGTCGAGTCCTGGAGTACATACTCGTATGTAGTAAGGAGCACGTTAAACTTCGCACGCCTGGGATTCCCGTCGATCATGAGTTCATAATCTTTGAGCATGGTGCGTGCGGCCTCGTTGCCATTGTAGACGACATAGTTCAGATCAGGGGTCCAGTTGTCAAACGTTTCAGCCCAGGATGGCATAGTTGAGAGagggacgacgacgatgaaaGGCCCCTGCTGGCGTCTGACATGACGCAGCCAGGCGATGAAAGCGACCGTCTGAACGGTTTTACCCAATCCCATCTCGTCAGCGAGAACGACGTTACGGTTCTTAACCCAGTTAAAGGCCATGAAATTGACCCCCTTGACTTGGAAATCTTTCAGTTCGCCGTTCTGTAAAAAGCTCGGTGTGCCTTTGATTGGTTCGAAGGGCTTGCGAGTGGCAGGGTTCATCTCGGTCTTGTCCGACAAGGGTGGATGAGAGGAACGGTCCAAAAAGCGATCGACCTCGCGTTGAGCAATCTCGCTGACGAGACTTTCGCTCTCCCAGGTACAAGAGTCGTAAAATAGCCGCTTCCATTTGACGAGGTACTCGGTTCCCTCATCGCCATCCCGCATGGCGATCACCCTCTCAACCTGCTTGTAGTCTTCAATAGCCTCGACATCTCTTTCACGGTCGAGGTTCCACTTTTCACGCTCCTCGGGAGGGGCATCGCCGTCATGGTTCATACGTAGCTCCTCATATAGCACCTTGCGGATGTAGTTATCAACTCTGCGTGTGCCGCGGCAGTTATCGATGAGGAATTTGTAAGTCTCCCATGTGGCATGGTAATGTGATTTCTCCTGCCATTTGATGTAAAATTCAAAGGAGTGCTCATTAACATCGCTGTCACCTGGGCTGACCCCCTCTTTGGGGCGATGGTTTAGCACGACATCTACAGCTGGACGGTCGTCTTCAACAGTGTTTGCCTGATAGTTGTCCATAacttcatcagcttcatccagaaacatgtcatcatcgtcgtcttcattgTAATTGGAGACACGACGAGACGCAGTTCGCGTCGAGAAGCGAATCTCAGCATGTGAAGGTTCCTTGTTCGACGCTGGCTGCAGCATACGACGACGTTTCGCCTTACTCGTACGAGAAGGTCCGCCATACTCGTCATCGTCTGACTCGGCGGAGTAGGAAGACTGACTGGCTGGAGGGGATGGACGCTTCGAGGACCGCTGTGAGGCTACCGGGCGTCGACGCTTGGTGCGTGAGACTCTAACGACCGACTCTGACTCTGAGGAGGTGGATTGAACAACTTGGCGTGTTGTCCGAGCTCGTCCGCTACGGCGAAGACCATACAAATCTGGATTCTGTCTGATGAAGTCTGATTCACTCAGAGACGACGATTTACGTTTGATGCCACGCTTGATctctgatgacgaggagTTCCCGATGCTGGATGGGCTGCTACCTTTCTCGCTACTATCCGTAGCAGAGTAA
The DNA window shown above is from Aspergillus fumigatus Af293 chromosome 1, whole genome shotgun sequence and carries:
- a CDS encoding chromatin-remodeling ATPase CHD1, whose product is MDWACSLESQAAKPISSLRLVHLPDRKPGGQPYFSFLLPHHNILPSVSGVVRSLSTTHFIILSPTPTYQSLFIQHCLVRFSLSRGHLAMNSTSMVIPSPPDNIANMALSNGLSPSLTSNSLAVNGEMADNNAGYNLSEQSNNFTSSESSPDAEMEDESYHSGSPDAEGVGGYSATDSSEKGSSPSSIGNSSSSEIKRGIKRKSSSLSESDFIRQNPDLYGLRRSGRARTTRQVVQSTSSESESVVRVSRTKRRRPVASQRSSKRPSPPASQSSYSAESDDDEYGGPSRTSKAKRRRMLQPASNKEPSHAEIRFSTRTASRRVSNYNEDDDDDMFLDEADEVMDNYQANTVEDDRPAVDVVLNHRPKEGVSPGDSDVNEHSFEFYIKWQEKSHYHATWETYKFLIDNCRGTRRVDNYIRKVLYEELRMNHDGDAPPEEREKWNLDRERDVEAIEDYKQVERVIAMRDGDEGTEYLVKWKRLFYDSCTWESESLVSEIAQREVDRFLDRSSHPPLSDKTEMNPATRKPFEPIKGTPSFLQNGELKDFQVKGVNFMAFNWVKNRNVVLADEMGLGKTVQTVAFIAWLRHVRRQQGPFIVVVPLSTMPSWAETFDNWTPDLNYVVYNGNEAARTMLKDYELMIDGNPRRAKFNVLLTTYEYVLQDSTFLSQFKWQFMAVDEAHRLKNRDSQLYQKLLEFKSPARLLITGTPIQNNLAELSALMDFLNPGVIDVDVDMDLNAEAASQKLAALTNAIQPYMLRRTKSKVESDLPPKTEKIIRVELSDVQLEYYKNILTKNYAALNDGAQGQKQSLLNIMMELKKASNHPFMFPNAEAKILEGSTRREDVLRALITSSGKMMLLDQLLAKLKRDGHRVLIFSQMVKMLDLLGDYMESRGYSYQRLDGTIPAASRRLAIEHFNAPGSSDFCFLLSTRAGGLGINLMTADTVILFDSDWNPQADLQAMARAHRIGQTRPVSVYRLVSKDTVEEEVIERARNKLLLEFITIQRGVTDKEASEIQNKMARSGISVSEPNSTEDISRILKRRGQKMFEQTGNQQKLEQLDIDSVLANAELHQTEQAESIQADGGEEFLKAFDFVDIKVDDLTWDDIIPKDQLDEIKAEEKRKADERFLAEQIEMSRPRKRNAPADEQDTREERKAKRRARAQVTVDEGDSSDGSRPHLDPKRPLNHKEIRHLYRALVRYGDINERTEDFLREARLMDRDRETIVAVLREMSDMAAQLIREDDAKMEALEKAGKMVTKKERKAVLFDFKGANRLNAHHIVDRPRDLRILRQVTSSVADVKSFRIPEATKAADYSCSWGAREDGMLCVGVARHGWGAWTQIRDDPELGLGDKLFLEEHRVEKKNERANADDKTTKTPGAVHLVRRVEYLLSVLRDKLTNGTNASARRAVENHHRNHRSTARTNVSASVSASPAPSIPRKGHREADRSRHRSQTHGARDSVERNHTPGRDSRPKSVQENDRRRKLSDASSEDIRRRKSSERKSSDNGNSDEMLRLLFKPILSSLERVSGLTRDSMTSKARRASELRNLLGYIGGFIRKTLKGENYMPSLEIRLWEYVAINYWPNKEAGGRQLQTMYQKIVAANNAAANRDGSASTPYSARD